The Astyanax mexicanus isolate ESR-SI-001 chromosome 20, AstMex3_surface, whole genome shotgun sequence genome contains a region encoding:
- the LOC103032234 gene encoding trace amine-associated receptor 13c-like — translation MDNADYRQNITVQYCFPGHNASCKKDVRTGPGYIVLFIFLSCISVCTVFLNLVVIISISHFKQLHSPTNLLIVSLASADLLVGMFVMPVKIMQLTNSCWYLGNMACIVFPIINGLSVLGSLCSLDFIAIDRYLAISDPLHYSRRITMFRTSVCIFLGWSFCFLYVVVYMYFNDHFLPSQLTTRCYGECFVFIKPPWVMSSTYIFFFLPCTLIFVLYAAIFHVARRQAKAVRAVVNGAGKVSGKASGSSETKAAKTLGIVICVYFAFWIPFYISSLTVQHLTTVSMVWTVFGWLSYINSCMNPLIYAIFYPWFRICVKHIVTFKIFETSSSNFNLYKEH, via the coding sequence ATGGATAACGCAGACTACAGGCAAAACATCACGGTTCAGTACTGCTTCCCTGGACACAATGCATCTTGCAAAAAGGACGTCCGGACAGGCCCTGGATACATcgttttgttcatttttctctCATGTATATCTGTGTGCACTGTGTTTTTGAACCTGGTGGTGattatctccatctctcacttCAAGCAGCTCCACTCTCCAACCAACCTGCTCATTGTTTCTCTGGCTTCAGCAGATCTTCTCGTGGGAATGTTCGTTATGCCTGTGAAAATAATGCAACTGACAAACTCCTGTTGGTACCTTGGAAATATGGCCTGTATTGTCTTTCCAATAATCAACGGCCTCTCTGTGTTAGGATCTCTCTGCAGCCTGGATTTCATCGCCATTGATCGATATTTGGCCATCAGTGACCCTCTGCATTATTCTAGAAGAATCACTATGTTCAGAACATCTGTGTGCATATTTCTAGGCTGGTCCTTTTGTTTCTTGTATGTTGTTGTTTATATGTACTTTAATGACCATTTCCTGCCATCTCAGCTAACCACCAGATGTTACGGAGAGTGTTTCGTCTTCATAAAACCACCATGGGTGATGAGCAGCacctacatctttttttttttaccttgtaccCTTATTTTCGTCTTATACGCAGCCATTTTTCATGTTGCCAGACGTCAGGCTAAGGCTGTCAGAGCTGTGGTCAATGGAGCAGGCAAAGTTTCAGGCAAAGCTTCAGGCTCATCTGAAACCAAAGCAGCCAAAACACTGGGAATTGTCATTTGTGTTTACTTTGCATTCTGGATACCTTTTTACATCAGTTCCCTAACTGTTCAACATTTGACCACTGTGTCAATGGTGTGGACTGTGTTCGGCTGGCTATCGTACATCAACTCCTGTATGAATCCACTCATTTATGCCATATTCTATCCATGGTTCCGAATATGTGTTAAGCATATTGtcacttttaaaatatttgaaacaTCATCTTCCAACTTTAATTTGTATAAGGAACATTAA
- the LOC103032547 gene encoding trace amine-associated receptor 6-like, whose product MDVLDQQNLTVEYCFPDNNLSCTKQVHTGPAYTLLFIFLSFVCLCAVFFNLLVIISISHFKQLHSPTNLLILSLALADLLVGIFVMPINIMQLSDSCWYLGKIVCCLFPVISSVSLSASLYSMAFIAVDRYIAICYPLLYSARVTVCRTKLALILGWSFAAFYIAIIYYFSDHLFPSQISFKCYGECVIIVKYSWMIVDLVFSFICPCFIIVILYSLIFKAAVRQAKAVRAVVNAASQRKKVKVSNSSETKAAKKLGSIICIYLVCWIPFYFSCLSVESLTSLSMVWTVFTWLIYINSSVNPLLYAIFYPWFRASVKFIVTCKILESSSSRLNLYKEHSLPNA is encoded by the coding sequence ATGGATGTTTTAGACCAGCAAAATTTGACAGTTGAATACTGCTTTCCTGACAACAACTTATCTTGCACAAAGCAGGTCCATACAGGCCCTGCTTATACACTGTTATTCATTTTCCTCTCGTTTGTATGTTTATGTGCCGTGTTTTTTAATCTGCTAGTGattatctccatctctcacttCAAGCAGCTTCACTCTCCAACCAACCTGCTCATCCTCTCTCTGGCTTTGGCAGATCTTCTTGTAGGAATATTTGTTATGCCTATAAATATAATGCAATTAAGTGATTCCTGCTGGTATCTTGGGAAAATTGTATGCTGTCTTTTTCCAGTAATCAGTAGCGTGTCTTTATCAGCATCTCTCTATAGCATGGCTTTTATTGCAGTTGATCGGTACATTGCTATCTGTTACCCTCTGCTTTATTCTGCTAGAGTCACAGTGTGCAGAACCAAACTGGCCCTCATTTTAGGCTGGTCATTTGCTGCATTCTATATAGCTATCATTTACTATTTTAGTGACCATCTTTTTCCATCTCAGATATCTTTTAAGTGTTATGGGGAGTGCGTGATCATAGTTAAATATTCCTGGATGATTGTTGATCTAGTGTTTTCATTTATCTGCCCGTGCTTTATTATAGTGATCTTATATTCACttatttttaaagcagcagtacgCCAGGCTAAAGCTGTCAGAGCTGTAGTGAATGCTGCCTCCCAAAGAAAAAAAGTCAAAGTGTCAAACTCCTCTGAAACCAAAGCAGCAAAAAAACTAGGCAGTATAATCTGCATTTATCTTGTTTGCTGGATACCGTTTTATTTTTCTTGTCTGTCAGTTGAAAGCTTGACCTCTTTATCAATGGTGTGGACTGTATTTACCTGGTTAATCTACATAAATTCCTCTGTGAACCCATTATTGTATGCTATATTCTATCCGTGGTTCCGAGCATCAGTGAAGTTTATTGTTACTTGTAAAATACTTGAATCCTCATCTTCAAGGCTTAATTTGTATAAAGAGCATTCTCTGCCTAATGCTTGA
- the LOC111194975 gene encoding trace amine-associated receptor 13c-like: protein MDDLDYRQNSTVQYCFPDSNLSCKQEVRTGPAYMSLFIFLSCISVCTVFLNLLVIISISHFKQLHTPTNLLILSLSVADLLVGLVVMPMNIIQLMDSCWYFGKIACSVYPLISFVPMAASLCSLILIAIERYIAVCDPLLYSTRVTVCRTTLVIILGWSLCLFYIIIYLYINNHLVPSQIVTSCNGECVMSLKHFWVIVDLVVSFIAPCCIILILYSIIFQVARRQAKAVKAMKKGTSCKHRSKASGSSQTKAAKKLGTVIFFYLALWIPYYLSSLSVESLTSSSVFWTVFGWLQFINSSVNPLIYAIFYSWFRASVKYIVTCRIFEPSSSRSNLLPDHS, encoded by the coding sequence ATGGATGACTTAGACTACAGACAAAACTCCACAGTTCAGTACTGCTTTCCTGACAGCAACTTGTCTTGCAAACAGGAGGTCCGGACGGGCCCGGCGTATATGTCTTTGTTCATTTTTCTCTCAtgtatatctgtgtgtactgtgtttttaaacctgctggtgattatctccatctctcacttCAAGCAGCTCCACACTCCAACCAACCTGCTcatcctctctctgtctgtggcaGATCTTCTCGTGGGACTAGTTGTTATGCCTATGAATATAATACAACTGATGGACTCCTGCTGGTATTTTGGAAAAATAGCGTGCTCTGTGTATCCTCTGATCAGTTTCGTCCCAATGGCGGCATCTCTCTGCAGCCTGATTTTGATCGCAATTGAACGGTACATTGCTGTTTGTGATCCTCTGCTTTATTCCACTAGAGTCACAGTTTGTAGAACCACATTAGTTATAATTCTTGGCTGGTCTTTATGTCTGTTTTATATCATCATATATTTGTACATTAATAACCACCTGGTTCCATCTCAGATTGTCACTAGTTGTAATGGGGAGTGTGTAATGAGCCTCAAACATTTCTGGGTGATTGTTGACCTGGTGGTGTCATTTATTGCCCCTTGCTGTATTATCCTGATCTTATATTCAATCATTTTCCAAGTGGCAAGACGTCAAGCTAAAGCTGTTAAAGCCATGAAAAAGGGAACTTCATGTAAGCACAGGAGTAAAGCTTCAGGTTCATCCCAAACAAAAGCTGCTAAAAAATTAGgcactgtaatatttttttatctggCTCTCTGGATACCATATTATTTAAGTTCTCTGTCAGTTGAAAGCTTGACATCTTCCTCAGTATTTTGGACTGTGTTTGGGTGGCTACAATTTATAAACTCCTCTGTGAATCCACTAATATATGCCATTTTCTACTCATGGTTCAGAGCATCAGTTAAGTATATTGTAACATGTCGAATATTTGAACCTTCATCTTCAAGGTCTAATTTGTTACCAGATCACTCTTAA
- the LOC111194976 gene encoding trace amine-associated receptor 13c-like, which yields MEVNNTEFRHAIEVLYCFPDHNISCRKEVRTGTGNILLFIFLSCISVCTVFLNLLVIISISHFKQLHTPTNLLILSLAAADLLVGMFVMPVNIIQLMDSCWYLGKMACSIFSVVNFLSILASLCSLTFIAVDRYIAVCDPLLYSTRVTACKTSVFIILGWSVAAFYVIMVCYFNDHLLPSQISSSCYGECVLAMKYSWLIVDLVVSFLTPCSVILVLYFIIFKVAIRQAKAVSTEKNGTSNNHGPGSSSFETKAAKKLGTVIFVYISCWIPFYLCSVTVENFTSVSVVWTVFGWLILINSSVNPLIYGIFYSWFRSSCKFIVTCRIFESSSSRFNLFHDPI from the coding sequence ATGGAGGTCAATAATACAGAGTTTAGGCACGCTATAGAAGTTCTGTACTGCTTCCCTGACCACAATATATCTTGCAGAAAGGAGGTCCGAACAGGCACTGGGAAtatacttttattcatttttctctcatgtatatctgtgtgtactgtgtttTTGAACTTGTTGGTGattatctccatctctcacttCAAGCAGCTCCACACTCCAACCAACCTGCTCATCCTCTCTCTGGCTGCAGCAGATCTTCTCGTGGGAATGTTTGTTATGCCTGTGAATATCATTCAATTAATGGACTCCTGCTGGTATCTTGGGAAGATGGCATGCAGTATTTTTAGTGTGGTCAATTTTCTTTCAATTTTAGCATCCCTCTGTAGTCTGACTTTCATTGCAGTTGATCGGTACATTGCTGTCTGTGATCCTCTGCTTTATTCTACTAGAGTCACAGCTTGTAAAACGTCTGTGTTCATAATCCTAGGCTGGTCTGTTGCTGCATTTTATGTTATTATGGTTTGCTACTTTAATGATCATCTTCTTCCATCTCAGATATCCAGTAGTTGTTATGGGGAGTGTGTACTGGCAATGAAGTATTCCTGGTTGATTGTTGACCTAGTGGTCTCATTCTTAACCCCTTGTTCTGTCATACTCGTCTtgtatttcatcatttttaaagtggcaATACGACAAGCTAAAGCTgtcagcactgaaaaaaatggcACTTCCAACAATCATGGACCAGGTTCAAGTTCTTTTGAAACCAAAGCAGCAAAAAAATTAGGCACAGtaatttttgtttatatttcttgCTGGATACCTTTTTATTTGTGCTCTGTGACAGTTGAAAACTTTACATCAGTGTCAGTGGTTTGGACTGTATTTGGTTGGCTAATACTTATAAATTCATCTGTAAACCCTTTAATATATGGCATTTTTTACTCATGGTTCAGAAGCTCTTGTAAGTTTATTGTAACATGTAGAATATTTGAATCCTCATCTTCAAGGTTTAACTTGTTTCATGATCCTATTTAA
- the LOC107197516 gene encoding trace amine-associated receptor 13c-like, whose protein sequence is MHLMDLNNTEFRHGIEVLYCFPDHNVSCRKEVRTGTGNILLFIFLSCISVCTVILNLLVIISISHFKQLHTPTNLLILSLAAADLLVGLIVMPVSIMQLMDTCWYLGKMACGLFCVISFLSVSASLCSLTFIAVDRYIAVCDPLLYSTRVTACKTSVFIILGWSVAAFYVIMVCYFNDHLLPSQISSSCYGECVLATKYSWLIADLVISFLTPCSVVLVLYFIIFKVARRQAKAVKAARNGAGHNHGPEGSNISETKAAKKIGTVIFVYIACWIPFYLCSLSAENFTSVSVVWTLFSWLLLINSSVNPLIYAIFYSWFRSSCKLIVTCRIFESSSSRFNLFPDPI, encoded by the coding sequence ATGCATCTAATGGATCTCAATAATACAGAGTTTAGGCATGGCATTGAAGTTCTGTACTGCTTCCCTGACCACAATGTATCTTGCAGAAAGGAGGTCCGGACAGGCACTGGGAAtatacttttattcatttttctctcatgtatatctgtgtgtactgTGATTTTGAACTTGTTGGTGattatctccatctctcacttCAAGCAGCTCCACACTCCAACCAACCTGCTCATCCTCTCTCTGGCTGCAGCAGATCTTCTCGTAGGACTGATTGTTATGCCTGTGTCTATCATGCAATTAATGGACACCTGCTGGTATCTTGGGAAGATGGCATGTGGTCTTTTTTGTGTGATCAGTTTTTTGTCAGTATCAGCATCCCTCTGTAGTCTGACTTTTATTGCAGTTGATCGGTACATTGCTGTCTGTGACCCTCTGCTTTATTCTACTAGAGTGACAGCTTGTAAAACGTCTGTGTTCATAATCCTAGGCTGGTCTGTTGCTGCATTTTATGTTATTATGGTTTGCTACTTTAATGATCATCTTCTTCCATCTCAGATATCCAGTAGTTGTTATGGGGAGTGTGTGCTGGCAACAAAGTATTCCTGGTTGATTGCTGACCTAGTGATCTCATTCTTAACCCCTTGTTCTGTCGTACTCGTCTTGTATTTCATAATTTTTAAAGTGGCAAGACGTCAGGCTAAAGCTGTCAAAGCTGCAAGGAATGGTGCTGGACACAATCATGGACCAGAAGGGTCAAATATTTCTGAAAccaaagcagcaaaaaaaataggcacagtgatttttgtttatattgcttgctggataccattttatttatgttctctgtCAGCTGAAAACTTTACATCAGTGTCAGTGGTTTGGACTCTTTTTAGTTGGCTGCTACTTATAAATTCATCTGTAAACCCACTTATATATGCCATTTTTTACTCATGGTTCAGAAGCTCTTGTAAGCTTATTGTAACATGTAGAATATTTGAATCTTCATCTTCCAGGTTTAATTTGTTTCCTGATCCtatttaa
- the LOC111195100 gene encoding trace amine-associated receptor 13c-like has product MDDSTKDFTIEYCFPDNNASCRKAVRSGPGSTFLFVFLSCISVCTVILNLLVIISISHFKQLHTPTNLLILSLAAADLLVGMFVMPVKIMQLSDSCWYLGKITCSISEIIIGLSVLASLCNLVFIAVDRYMAITDPLFYSSRVTICKTSVCILLGWSFCLFYIIIFMYFNDHLTPSQISTSCYGECVVLVRYPWVISGTVIFFIVPCSVILILYSIIFHVALRQAKAVRAVANGNLNKRAGKVSSSSETKAAKTLGIVITVYFTFWIPFYLSSMSVKNLTTASMVWTVFGFLMCINSSVNPLIYAIFYPWFRTSVRYIVNCRIFETSSSRLKLYREHS; this is encoded by the coding sequence ATGGATGACTCAACAAAAGACTTTACCATTGAATATTGTTTTCCTGACAACAATGCATCTTGCAGGAAGGCAGTCAGATCAGGCCCTGGGagtacatttttgtttgtttttctctcatgtatatctgtgtgtactgTGATTTTGAACTTGTTGGTGattatctccatctctcacttCAAGCAGCTCCACACTCCAACCAACCTGCTCATCCTCTCTCTGGCTGCGGCAGATCTCCTCGTGGGAATGTTTGTTATGCCTGTGAAAATCATGCAGCTGTCAGACTCCTGTTGGTATCTTGGAAAGATAACGTGCTCTATTTCTGAAATAATCATTGGCCTCTCAGTGTTAGCATCTCTTTGCAATCTGGTTTTCATTGCAGTTGATCGGTATATGGCCATCACCGACCCGCTCTTTTATTCCAGTAGGGTCACTATTTGTAAAACATCTGTGTGCATACTTTTAGGCTGGTCTTTTTGTCtattctatattattattttcatgtACTTTAATGATCACCTCACTCCATCTCAGATATCCACCAGCTGTTATGGAGAGTGTGTAGTGCTTGTAAGATATCCCTGGGTGATTAGTGGCACtgtaatattttttatagttcCCTGCTCTGTTATTCTGATATTATATTCCATCATTTTCCATGTGGCCCTGCGGCAAGCAAAGGCTGTCAGAGCCGTGGCTAATGGTAACTTAAACAAACGTGCAGGCAAAGTCTCAAGCTCTTCAGAAACCAAAGCAGCAAAGACGCTGGGCATTgtaattactgtttattttactttctggatACCTTTTTATTTAAGTTCTATGTCGGTTAAAAACTTGACAACTGCTTCAATGGTGTGGACTGTGTTTGGCTTTCTAATGTGCATTAACTCCTCTGTGAATCCACTGATATATGCTATATTCTATCCATGGTTCAGAACATCAGTTAGGTACATAGTAAACTGTAGAATATTTGAAACATCATCATCAAGGTTGAAGTTGTACAGAGAACACTCATAA
- the LOC111194977 gene encoding trace amine-associated receptor 13c-like, with the protein MQLIEINNTDFKHDIDVLFCFPNHNFSCRKELHTPTNLLILSLAAADLLVGLFVMPVDVMQLMDSCWYLGKVACCILDLINYISMSGSLCSLTFIAIDRYIAVCDPLLYSTRVTVCKTSLFIILGWSLGALYAILFSYFNDHLLPSQMSISCYGECVMVMKYSWLIVDIVVSFITPCSVILVTYFIIFKVARRQAKAVKAVRNGATNNHGPQSSSPSETKAAKKLGTVIFVFIACWIPFYLASLTLENVTSASIIWTVFVWLLQINSSMNPLIYAIFYSWFRTSCKFIVTCRIFKSSSSRFNLFPDPF; encoded by the exons ATGCAGCTAATAGAGATTAATAATACAGATTTTAAGCATGATATAGATGTTCTGTTCTGCTTTCCTAACCACAACTTCTCTTGCAGAAAGGAG CTCCACACTCCAACCAACCTGCTCATCCTCTCTCTGGCTGCGGCAGATCTTCTCGTGGGATTGTTTGTTATGCCTGTGGACGTAATGCAGTTAATGGATTCCTGCTGGTATCTTGGGAAGGTGGCATGCTGTATTCTTGATTTGATCAATTATATCTCAATGTCCGGATCTCTCTGTAGTCTGACTTTCATTGCAATTGATCGGTACATTGCTGTCTGTGACCCTCTGCTTTATTCTACTAGAGTCACAGTTTGTAAAACATCTCTGTTCATAATTCTAGGTTGGTCTTTAGGTGCATTGTATGCTATCCTGTTTTCCTACTTTAATGATCATCTTCTTCCCTCTCAGATGTCAATTAGCTGTTATGGGGAGTGTGTAATGGTAATGAAGTACTCCTGGTTGATTGTTGACATTGTAGTCTCATTTATAACCCCTTGTTCTGTCATACTTGTTacgtattttatcatttttaaagtggcaAGACGTCAGGCTAAAGCTGTAAAAGCTGTAAGAAATGGTGCCACAAACAATCATGGACCACAAAGTTCAAGTCCTTCTGAAACCAAAGCTGCAAAAAAATTAGGcacagtgatttttgtttttattgcttgtTGGATACCATTTTATTTAGCTTCTTTGACACTTGAAAATGTTACATCAGCATCAATTATTTGGACTGTATTTGTTTGGCTGCTACAAATAAACTCCTCTATGAACCCATTAATATATGCCATTTTCTACTCATGGTTCAGAACCTCTTGTAAGTTTATTGTAACTTGTAGAATTTTTAAAAGTTCATCTTCGAGATTTAATTTGTTTCCTGATCCTTTTTAA